In Horticoccus luteus, the following proteins share a genomic window:
- the pcp gene encoding pyroglutamyl-peptidase I — MTRCKTRSHVVLVAGFEPFGGDAMNPSAEIARALDGREIGGCGVRGAVLPCAFGDAVAELRRLLRAHQPVLVIGVGQAGGRDAITPERVAINVDDARIPDNRGRQPIDRPVVAGGPAAYWSTLPIKAIVAALQARGVPAAVSQTAGTFVCNHAFYGLMHALRRRKGVRGGFVHVPWADEQGKRGQPGLPLATMTEAIATVVEVAVTTRRDRRTGGGQTH, encoded by the coding sequence ATGACGCGGTGCAAAACAAGATCGCACGTAGTGCTCGTGGCGGGCTTCGAGCCATTCGGCGGCGACGCGATGAATCCGTCGGCCGAGATCGCGCGGGCGTTGGACGGGCGTGAAATCGGCGGGTGCGGGGTGCGCGGAGCGGTGCTGCCGTGCGCGTTTGGCGATGCGGTGGCAGAGTTGCGGCGACTGCTGCGGGCGCACCAGCCGGTGCTCGTGATCGGCGTGGGGCAGGCGGGCGGACGCGACGCGATCACACCGGAGCGCGTCGCGATCAACGTCGACGATGCGCGCATTCCGGACAACCGCGGGCGGCAGCCGATCGACCGGCCGGTCGTGGCTGGCGGGCCCGCGGCATATTGGTCGACGCTGCCGATCAAGGCGATCGTGGCGGCGTTACAGGCGCGCGGCGTGCCGGCGGCGGTGTCGCAAACGGCGGGGACGTTTGTGTGCAATCACGCGTTCTACGGATTGATGCATGCGTTGCGCCGGCGAAAAGGGGTGCGCGGCGGATTCGTGCACGTGCCGTGGGCGGACGAGCAAGGCAAACGCGGCCAGCCGGGTTTGCCGCTGGCCACGATGACCGAGGCGATCGCGACGGTCGTGGAGGTCGCGGTGACGACGCGACGCGATCGCCGCACGGGCGGCGGGCAGACACATTGA
- a CDS encoding DUF979 domain-containing protein — translation MTLLTFETFYALCGVILLLVAGRIVRDPAHPRRWSSAAFWAVLGVTFLAGKWLAPLVVGYLVLVLVVLAATGRVMSGRERQPAPMERAEEARRLGNRVFWPALAIPATAVIGTLTLAHVRWGSVQLADAKQVTLVALGLGAVIALGLALRVTRARWGEPVEEGSRLLQTIGWTLILPQLLAALGGIFSRSGVGEVVAGLVASALPTQVPFVAVLAYCGGMALFTICMGNAFAAFAVITGGIGLPLVVRQHGGDPAIMASIGMLSGYCGTLLTPMAANFNIVPAMLLELRDRHAVIRAQAPMAVVIFAANVVLMWLCVYRF, via the coding sequence ATGACGCTGCTCACGTTCGAGACGTTTTATGCGTTGTGCGGCGTGATCCTGCTGTTGGTGGCGGGGCGGATTGTGCGCGATCCGGCGCATCCGCGGCGGTGGAGTTCGGCGGCGTTTTGGGCGGTGCTGGGCGTGACTTTTCTGGCCGGAAAATGGCTCGCGCCGCTGGTGGTGGGTTATCTCGTCTTGGTCCTCGTCGTGCTCGCGGCAACGGGGCGCGTGATGAGCGGGCGCGAGCGCCAGCCGGCGCCGATGGAGCGCGCGGAGGAGGCACGGCGGCTGGGAAATCGCGTGTTCTGGCCGGCCCTCGCGATTCCGGCGACAGCGGTGATCGGCACGCTGACACTGGCGCATGTGCGGTGGGGATCGGTGCAGCTGGCGGACGCGAAACAGGTGACGTTGGTTGCGCTCGGGCTCGGCGCAGTGATCGCCCTCGGCCTGGCGCTGCGGGTGACGCGGGCGCGGTGGGGCGAGCCGGTCGAGGAGGGAAGCCGTTTGCTGCAGACGATCGGGTGGACGTTGATTTTGCCGCAACTGCTCGCGGCGCTGGGAGGGATTTTCTCGCGGTCGGGCGTAGGGGAAGTGGTGGCCGGGCTGGTGGCGAGTGCGCTGCCGACGCAGGTGCCGTTTGTGGCGGTGCTGGCATATTGCGGGGGGATGGCGCTGTTCACGATTTGCATGGGCAACGCGTTTGCGGCGTTTGCCGTCATCACAGGAGGAATCGGTCTGCCGCTCGTCGTCCGGCAACACGGCGGCGATCCGGCGATCATGGCGTCGATTGGAATGTTATCGGGTTATTGCGGCACGTTGCTCACGCCGATGGCGGCGAACTTCAACATCGTGCCGGCGATGCTGCTCGAGTTGCGTGACCGCCACGCGGTGATTCGCGCGCAGGCGCCGATGGCGGTCGTGATTTTCGCGGCGAATGTGGTGTTGATGTGGCTGTGCGTTTATCGATTTTGA
- the glmS gene encoding glutamine--fructose-6-phosphate transaminase (isomerizing), with translation MCGIVGYVGKQKASVIILEGLKRLEYRGYDSAGLCVVQSGRLQLAKKAGRVEVLAKEATRHRFDATIGIGHTRWATHGGVTDANAHPHLSSDGKFALIHNGVIENYVGIKKFLLEKGYHFQSETDTEVLCNLIAYHYAKEPVASDSPNRFVESVRKSLQHVEGTYGIAVLCVDFPTEIVAARKASPLILGVGTDEYIVASDASALISRTQNVVYLNDGEVVHLTPSTFAITTLDQADVSPVVDQITWSVEDAERGAYTHFMEKEIFEQPTALENAMRGRFSEDGSTAIFGGLNITPGEFRGVDRFVFCACGTAWHACLVTEHLIERFARVPVEVDYASEFRYRNAPLDSHTLFFVISQSGETIDTLAALREAKRKGYKALAINNAVGSTIAREADGGIFQHVGPEIGVASTKAFTSQLLVGAMIALYVARMRDMSFSDGVQYANALKAVPGLVRRALEQAPHIKAIARRFAHYHDMLFLGRLSLFPIALEGALKLKEISYIHAEGYPAAEMKHGPIALISEKCPSVIFAPAGEMHQKVISSMQEIKARKGPVIAIVTEGTELPAGLADETITIPDCHEAVLPIVATIPVQLLSYYIACERGCDVDKPRNLAKSVTVE, from the coding sequence ATGTGCGGCATCGTCGGCTACGTCGGTAAACAAAAAGCGTCGGTTATCATCCTCGAAGGCCTCAAACGGCTCGAGTATCGCGGGTATGACTCCGCGGGACTTTGCGTCGTCCAATCCGGTCGGCTGCAGCTCGCCAAAAAGGCCGGCCGCGTCGAGGTCCTCGCTAAGGAAGCCACGCGCCATCGCTTCGACGCCACGATCGGCATCGGCCATACGCGCTGGGCCACCCACGGCGGCGTCACCGATGCCAACGCCCATCCCCACCTCAGCAGCGATGGCAAATTCGCCCTGATTCACAACGGCGTCATCGAAAACTACGTCGGTATTAAGAAATTCCTTCTGGAGAAGGGTTATCACTTTCAGTCGGAGACGGACACCGAAGTCCTCTGCAACCTGATCGCCTACCACTACGCGAAAGAGCCCGTCGCCTCCGACTCACCGAACCGCTTCGTCGAGAGCGTGCGCAAATCCCTGCAGCACGTCGAAGGCACCTACGGCATCGCCGTGCTCTGCGTCGATTTTCCCACCGAAATCGTCGCCGCGCGCAAAGCCTCGCCGTTGATTCTCGGCGTCGGCACCGACGAATACATCGTCGCCAGCGACGCTTCCGCGCTGATCAGCCGCACGCAAAACGTCGTCTATCTCAACGATGGCGAGGTCGTGCACCTCACCCCGAGTACCTTTGCCATCACCACGCTCGATCAGGCGGACGTTTCTCCCGTGGTCGATCAGATCACCTGGTCCGTCGAGGATGCCGAGCGCGGCGCCTACACGCATTTCATGGAAAAGGAGATTTTCGAGCAGCCCACCGCGCTCGAGAACGCCATGCGCGGCCGCTTTTCCGAAGACGGGAGCACTGCTATTTTCGGCGGCCTCAACATCACGCCGGGCGAGTTCCGCGGCGTGGACCGCTTTGTCTTCTGCGCCTGCGGCACCGCGTGGCACGCCTGCCTCGTCACCGAGCATCTGATCGAGCGTTTCGCCCGCGTGCCCGTCGAGGTCGACTATGCATCCGAGTTTCGCTACCGCAACGCCCCCCTCGATTCCCACACGCTCTTCTTCGTCATCAGCCAGTCCGGCGAAACCATCGACACCCTCGCCGCGTTGCGCGAAGCCAAGCGCAAGGGCTACAAGGCCCTCGCCATTAACAATGCCGTCGGTTCCACCATCGCCCGCGAAGCCGACGGCGGCATTTTTCAACACGTCGGCCCCGAAATCGGCGTCGCGTCGACGAAGGCGTTCACCTCGCAACTCCTCGTGGGCGCGATGATCGCGCTCTACGTCGCCCGCATGCGCGACATGAGTTTCAGCGACGGCGTGCAATACGCCAACGCCCTCAAGGCCGTCCCCGGCCTTGTGCGGCGCGCGCTCGAGCAGGCGCCCCACATCAAGGCCATCGCCCGGCGCTTTGCGCACTACCACGACATGCTTTTTCTCGGGCGCCTGTCGCTGTTCCCGATCGCGCTCGAAGGCGCCCTGAAGCTCAAGGAAATCTCCTACATCCACGCCGAGGGCTATCCCGCCGCCGAAATGAAACACGGCCCCATCGCGCTGATCAGCGAGAAATGCCCCAGCGTCATCTTCGCGCCCGCCGGTGAAATGCACCAAAAAGTCATTTCCAGCATGCAGGAAATCAAGGCGCGCAAAGGCCCCGTCATCGCCATCGTCACCGAAGGCACCGAGCTCCCCGCCGGCCTCGCCGACGAGACGATCACCATTCCCGATTGCCACGAAGCCGTGCTCCCGATCGTCGCCACGATCCCCGTGCAGCTCCTCAGTTATTACATCGCCTGCGAACGCGGTTGCGACGTCGACAAGCCCCGGAATCTCGCGAAGTCCGTCACCGTCGAGTAA
- a CDS encoding glucose-1-phosphate adenylyltransferase yields MTYHKRVLAVIMGGGRGTRLHPLTTERCKPAVPLAGKYRLVDIPISNCLNSEINRIFLLTQFQTASLHRHVQGTYHFDPFGGGFVDILAAEQTEKGADWYQGTADAVRRNLMHFRAFPHDLVLILSGDQLYRMDYREIIDQHVKSGADVTLAAVPFAVSKVEGLGLMRVNDALEIQEFAEKPKDPAIIRSLALSPSVEAQLKTPSDEPRCLASMGIYVFNRSALAKALDTTMADFGKEIIPGLLGKMKLSAFVFEGYWEDIGTVRAFFEANLALAQPLPPFNFFDASAPIYTQDRYLPASKLNRCEIDQVVIGDGSIITDSSLRHSILGIRTFIGDGTSLEDVIVMGADYYESPEQLAKNEEIGRPHLGVGRNCRIKHSIIDKNARIGDNCVISPEGKEDGSYLDGNIVIRDGVLVVPKGVTLASGTVF; encoded by the coding sequence ATGACTTATCACAAACGCGTATTGGCAGTCATCATGGGCGGCGGTCGGGGAACGAGGTTGCACCCGTTGACGACGGAGCGCTGCAAGCCCGCGGTGCCGCTGGCGGGAAAATACCGGCTGGTGGACATCCCGATCAGCAATTGCCTGAACTCGGAGATCAACCGGATCTTTTTGCTGACGCAGTTTCAGACGGCTTCGCTGCACCGCCACGTGCAGGGCACGTATCATTTCGATCCGTTTGGCGGCGGGTTCGTGGACATTCTGGCGGCGGAGCAGACGGAGAAGGGCGCTGATTGGTATCAAGGCACGGCGGATGCGGTGCGGCGCAATCTGATGCATTTTCGGGCGTTTCCGCACGACCTCGTGCTGATCCTCTCGGGCGATCAGCTCTACCGGATGGATTACCGCGAGATCATCGACCAACACGTAAAGAGCGGCGCGGACGTGACGCTGGCGGCGGTGCCGTTTGCGGTGTCGAAGGTCGAGGGACTGGGGCTCATGCGCGTGAATGATGCGCTGGAGATTCAAGAGTTTGCCGAGAAGCCCAAGGATCCGGCGATCATCCGGAGCCTGGCGTTGAGTCCGAGCGTGGAGGCGCAGCTGAAGACGCCTTCGGACGAGCCACGCTGTCTGGCGTCGATGGGTATTTACGTGTTCAACCGTTCGGCGCTGGCGAAGGCGCTGGACACGACGATGGCGGACTTCGGCAAGGAAATCATCCCGGGGTTGCTCGGAAAGATGAAGCTGTCGGCCTTCGTGTTCGAGGGATACTGGGAGGACATCGGAACGGTGCGGGCGTTTTTCGAGGCGAATCTCGCGCTCGCGCAGCCGTTGCCACCGTTCAACTTTTTCGATGCGTCGGCGCCGATTTACACGCAGGACCGCTATCTGCCGGCGTCGAAATTGAATCGATGCGAGATCGATCAAGTCGTGATTGGCGACGGGTCGATCATTACGGATTCGAGTCTGCGGCACTCGATCCTGGGGATCAGGACGTTCATCGGCGACGGCACGTCATTGGAAGATGTGATCGTGATGGGCGCGGATTATTACGAGAGCCCGGAGCAGTTGGCGAAAAACGAAGAGATCGGGCGTCCGCATCTCGGCGTGGGGCGCAACTGCCGGATCAAGCATTCGATCATCGATAAAAACGCGCGGATCGGCGACAACTGCGTCATCTCGCCAGAAGGCAAGGAAGACGGGTCCTATCTCGACGGCAATATCGTGATTCGCGACGGCGTGCTGGTGGTGCCCAAAGGGGTGACGCTGGCATCGGGCACAGTGTTTTGA
- a CDS encoding biotin-dependent carboxyltransferase family protein, with translation MTILRPGMATTVQDLGRTGHRHEGVPLSGAADRLALRLANLLVGNAENAAALEVTLTGPELVFADDRLVAIGGGRFAERESWHPFHVSAGERVALGPLVAGCRAIVAISGGIEVPVVLGSRSTCLRAGFGGWQGRVLHEGDVLPLGSASAGKLEPHWRLDPQVLPAYGEHVVVRVIPGAQAEEFSGAWLANEFRVSARSDRMGVRLDGAALVRASTAELVSSPVAPGTVQVPPGGQPIVLLADAQTMGGYPRVAHVIDVDLPLVANVKPGDTIRFRTVTLEEGHRLWREREQTIALIRTGLEARFR, from the coding sequence ATGACGATTTTGCGGCCAGGAATGGCGACGACGGTGCAGGACTTGGGCCGCACCGGACACCGGCACGAAGGCGTGCCATTGAGCGGCGCGGCGGACCGACTGGCGTTGCGGCTCGCGAATCTGCTGGTGGGCAACGCAGAAAATGCCGCGGCGCTGGAGGTGACGTTGACGGGACCTGAATTGGTTTTTGCGGACGACCGGCTGGTCGCGATCGGCGGCGGGCGTTTTGCGGAGCGCGAGTCCTGGCATCCGTTTCATGTGAGCGCGGGCGAACGCGTGGCGCTCGGGCCGCTCGTGGCGGGGTGCCGCGCGATCGTCGCGATCAGCGGTGGAATCGAGGTGCCGGTCGTGTTGGGAAGTCGCAGCACGTGTCTGCGCGCGGGGTTCGGCGGGTGGCAGGGAAGGGTGCTGCACGAAGGCGACGTGCTGCCTTTGGGCAGCGCGTCCGCCGGGAAATTGGAGCCGCACTGGCGGCTCGATCCGCAGGTGTTGCCCGCCTACGGCGAGCACGTGGTGGTGCGCGTCATTCCGGGAGCGCAGGCGGAGGAGTTTTCCGGAGCGTGGCTGGCGAACGAATTCCGGGTGTCGGCGCGGTCGGATCGCATGGGCGTGCGGCTGGACGGCGCGGCGTTGGTGCGCGCGTCGACCGCGGAGCTGGTTTCATCGCCGGTGGCGCCGGGAACGGTGCAGGTGCCGCCGGGAGGACAGCCGATTGTGCTTTTGGCGGATGCGCAGACGATGGGCGGATATCCGCGCGTGGCGCACGTCATCGATGTGGACCTGCCGCTCGTCGCGAACGTGAAGCCGGGCGACACGATTCGTTTTCGCACGGTGACGCTGGAAGAGGGGCACCGACTCTGGCGCGAACGCGAGCAAACGATCGCGTTGATCCGGACCGGGCTGGAGGCGCGTTTTCGGTGA
- the ychF gene encoding redox-regulated ATPase YchF, which produces MLKAGIVGLPNVGKSTLFNALTRSRKAEAANYPFCTIDPNVGVVTVPDERLAVLQKIAKTNVVIPAAIEFVDIAGLVAGASKGEGLGNQFLANIREVDAIVQVVRCFEDSDIVHTMGTIDPVRDIEVITTELVLADLDAVAKRIDKTQKKAKSGDKEAQAELALLQKLEPHLNAGKTANTLPATDDEKAAMKLIQLLTAKPVLFACNVAESDLATAEQNPFVQQVADYVRTHHDAAYVPISAKIEAELIDLAPEEAKAFLKDFGVDDSGVSSLIRGTYALLGLQTYFTAGEKEVRAWTIKKGWKAPQAAGVIHTDFEKGFIKAEVVSYADLARLGSTAAAREAGKYRLEGKEYVFDDGDVALFRFNN; this is translated from the coding sequence ATGCTCAAAGCTGGCATCGTCGGCCTGCCCAACGTGGGCAAGTCCACTCTTTTCAACGCGCTCACCCGTTCCCGCAAGGCCGAGGCCGCCAATTATCCGTTCTGCACGATCGATCCCAACGTCGGCGTCGTCACCGTTCCAGATGAACGCCTCGCCGTCCTGCAAAAGATCGCCAAAACCAACGTCGTCATCCCCGCCGCCATCGAGTTCGTCGATATCGCCGGCCTCGTCGCCGGGGCCAGCAAGGGCGAAGGTTTGGGTAACCAGTTCCTCGCCAACATCCGCGAGGTCGACGCCATCGTGCAGGTCGTGCGCTGCTTCGAGGACTCCGACATCGTTCACACCATGGGGACGATCGACCCGGTCCGCGACATCGAGGTGATCACGACCGAGCTCGTCCTCGCCGATCTCGACGCCGTCGCCAAACGCATCGACAAGACGCAAAAGAAAGCCAAGTCGGGCGACAAAGAGGCGCAGGCGGAACTCGCTCTCCTGCAGAAGCTCGAGCCCCACCTCAACGCCGGCAAAACCGCCAACACGCTGCCTGCCACCGACGACGAGAAGGCCGCGATGAAATTGATCCAATTACTCACCGCTAAACCCGTTCTCTTCGCCTGCAACGTCGCCGAAAGCGATCTCGCCACCGCCGAGCAAAATCCCTTTGTGCAGCAAGTCGCCGACTACGTCCGCACGCATCACGACGCCGCTTACGTGCCGATCAGTGCCAAGATCGAGGCCGAGTTGATCGATCTCGCGCCCGAAGAGGCGAAAGCGTTCCTCAAAGATTTCGGCGTCGATGATTCCGGCGTTTCCTCGTTGATCCGCGGCACCTACGCCCTCCTCGGCCTGCAAACGTATTTCACCGCCGGCGAGAAAGAAGTCCGCGCTTGGACGATCAAGAAAGGCTGGAAAGCTCCCCAAGCCGCCGGCGTCATCCACACCGACTTCGAAAAAGGCTTCATCAAAGCGGAAGTCGTCAGCTACGCCGACCTCGCACGCCTCGGCTCGACCGCTGCCGCGCGCGAAGCCGGCAAGTATCGCCTCGAAGGCAAAGAATACGTCTTCGACGACGGCGACGTCGCGCTCTTCCGGTTTAACAACTGA
- a CDS encoding LamB/YcsF family protein: MRIDLNCDLGEGAPHDAELMPLITSANIACGGHAGDATTMRQTVALAERWGVQIGAHPGFADREHFGRREQRLSAGALRELMRTQVDALRQLARVQHVKPHGALYTLAARDRATADVLVAAIREIDATLIVYALAGGELARAARGAGLRVAEEVFGDRTYQPDGALTPRGQADAMIEREEVAVAQVVRMIRAGALRSVAGTDVAIRAETVCLHGDGAHAVEFAVSLRRELARTGVAVRAFTA; the protein is encoded by the coding sequence ATGCGGATCGATTTGAACTGCGATCTCGGGGAAGGCGCGCCGCACGATGCGGAGCTGATGCCGCTCATCACGTCGGCGAACATCGCTTGTGGGGGGCACGCCGGTGACGCTACGACGATGCGCCAGACCGTGGCGCTGGCCGAGCGCTGGGGCGTGCAAATCGGCGCACATCCCGGTTTTGCGGATCGTGAGCATTTCGGCCGACGAGAACAGCGGCTGAGCGCCGGTGCGCTGCGAGAGTTGATGCGGACGCAAGTCGACGCGTTGCGGCAGCTCGCGCGCGTGCAGCATGTGAAACCACACGGCGCGCTCTACACTCTGGCGGCGCGGGATCGCGCGACGGCGGACGTCCTGGTGGCGGCGATTCGCGAGATCGACGCGACGTTGATCGTATATGCGCTGGCGGGTGGGGAACTCGCGCGGGCGGCGCGAGGGGCGGGATTGCGCGTGGCGGAGGAGGTTTTTGGCGATCGCACGTATCAGCCGGATGGAGCGCTGACGCCGCGGGGACAAGCGGACGCGATGATCGAGCGCGAAGAGGTCGCGGTTGCGCAGGTCGTGCGAATGATCCGCGCAGGCGCGCTGCGATCGGTCGCCGGCACCGACGTGGCGATTCGCGCCGAGACCGTTTGTCTGCATGGCGACGGGGCGCACGCGGTGGAATTTGCGGTGAGCCTGCGACGGGAACTGGCGCGGACCGGCGTGGCGGTGCGGGCTTTCACGGCATGA
- the rplS gene encoding 50S ribosomal protein L19, with translation MNPIITEITSAQVKKDITPFKTGDGVRVHTKVREGDKERVQVYAGIVIARKGHGIHETFTVRRISYGEGVERVFPVNSPNIDKIEVERVSEPMRARLYYLRQRSGKAAVAVKKRVSHMGNTAS, from the coding sequence ATGAACCCGATCATCACTGAGATCACCTCCGCGCAGGTGAAAAAAGACATTACGCCGTTCAAAACCGGCGACGGCGTGCGCGTGCACACGAAGGTCCGCGAAGGCGACAAAGAACGCGTGCAGGTTTATGCCGGCATCGTTATCGCCCGCAAGGGTCACGGCATTCACGAGACGTTCACCGTCCGCCGCATCAGCTACGGCGAAGGCGTGGAGCGCGTGTTTCCGGTCAACTCGCCGAATATCGACAAGATCGAGGTCGAGCGCGTGTCCGAGCCGATGCGGGCGCGCCTCTACTATCTCCGCCAGCGCAGCGGCAAGGCCGCCGTGGCGGTGAAGAAGCGGGTCAGCCACATGGGCAACACGGCGAGCTAA
- the rpsP gene encoding 30S ribosomal protein S16 codes for MALKIRLTKVGSVHQPLYRVVVAEARSRRDGAAVENIGTYTPKTNGNPINIKLDRVDYWLSKGALPTDTVHAMIKKARRTEAATATPASA; via the coding sequence ATGGCTCTCAAAATTCGTCTGACCAAGGTTGGCTCCGTGCACCAGCCGCTTTATCGCGTTGTCGTCGCGGAAGCGCGTTCCCGCCGTGACGGCGCCGCGGTCGAAAACATCGGCACCTACACTCCGAAGACCAACGGTAACCCGATCAATATCAAGCTCGACCGCGTCGATTACTGGCTGAGCAAAGGCGCGCTGCCGACCGACACCGTTCACGCGATGATCAAGAAAGCCCGCCGGACCGAAGCGGCGACGGCGACGCCGGCGAGCGCCTGA
- the trmD gene encoding tRNA (guanosine(37)-N1)-methyltransferase TrmD, with the protein MPLHIDVLTLFPRMLDGILAESILGKGIEAGLLSVKVHDLRAWSTDKHRTADDRPFGGGAGMVMKPEPVFAAMEQLQTPGCRRIYLTPDGTPLSPKIAEALSQETHLIFLSGHYEGIDQRIRDHVIDQELSIGDYVLTNGTLPAAVTIDALARFIPGVLGEEKSLTHESFTSKLLDFPQYTRPAEYRGMSVPEVLLSGNHAEIEKWRHARQVEKTRQVRPDLLNNSEP; encoded by the coding sequence GTGCCGCTGCATATTGACGTTCTGACGCTCTTTCCGCGGATGCTCGACGGCATTCTGGCCGAGAGCATTTTAGGGAAGGGTATTGAGGCGGGATTACTGAGCGTAAAAGTGCATGATTTGCGCGCGTGGTCGACGGACAAGCATCGCACGGCGGATGACCGGCCGTTTGGCGGCGGGGCGGGCATGGTGATGAAGCCGGAACCGGTCTTCGCCGCGATGGAGCAGTTGCAGACTCCTGGCTGCCGCCGCATTTATCTCACGCCCGACGGCACGCCGTTGTCGCCGAAAATCGCGGAGGCGCTTTCGCAGGAAACGCATCTCATTTTTCTCAGCGGCCACTACGAAGGCATTGATCAACGCATTCGCGACCACGTGATCGATCAGGAGCTGAGCATCGGGGATTACGTGCTCACCAATGGCACCTTGCCTGCGGCGGTGACGATCGATGCGTTGGCGCGTTTCATCCCCGGAGTGCTGGGCGAGGAAAAGTCGTTGACGCACGAATCCTTCACCAGCAAGTTGCTCGACTTTCCTCAATACACGCGTCCCGCCGAATATCGGGGCATGTCCGTCCCCGAGGTCCTTCTCTCGGGCAACCATGCCGAAATCGAGAAATGGCGGCACGCGCGACAGGTGGAGAAAACCCGTCAGGTCCGACCCGATTTACTCAATAACTCCGAGCCATGA
- a CDS encoding DUF969 domain-containing protein has product MIKLIGILIVAAGFAVRANTLLVVLAAGVATGLSAGMSFNEVIELFGKFFVENRYMTLPVVLMLPVIGLLERHGLKERAEMLIKHAGAATAGRVLLLYTAMRQISISLGVNIGGHAGAVRPLVAPMAEAAARARHGEVSPEISERIRAHAAAAENIGNFFGEDIFIAVGAVLLMKGFFDAEGLSVSVWHMALWGIPTALVAFGAMGWRARALDRRIASEARTSSMKEAGKK; this is encoded by the coding sequence ATGATTAAATTAATCGGCATTCTGATCGTCGCGGCGGGTTTCGCGGTGCGCGCGAATACCTTGCTCGTGGTCTTGGCGGCGGGCGTGGCGACGGGGCTTTCGGCGGGAATGTCGTTCAACGAGGTGATCGAGCTGTTTGGGAAATTTTTCGTCGAGAATCGTTACATGACGCTGCCGGTCGTGCTGATGTTGCCGGTGATCGGGCTGTTGGAGCGGCACGGCTTGAAGGAGCGAGCCGAGATGTTGATCAAACACGCCGGCGCGGCGACGGCGGGGCGGGTGCTGCTGCTCTACACGGCGATGCGGCAAATTTCGATCAGCCTCGGCGTCAATATCGGTGGCCACGCGGGAGCGGTGCGGCCGCTGGTTGCGCCGATGGCGGAGGCGGCGGCGCGGGCGCGGCACGGCGAGGTGTCGCCGGAAATTTCGGAGCGGATTCGGGCGCACGCGGCGGCGGCGGAGAACATCGGCAATTTTTTCGGCGAAGACATTTTCATCGCGGTGGGCGCGGTGTTGTTGATGAAAGGTTTTTTCGACGCGGAGGGGCTGTCGGTCAGTGTGTGGCACATGGCTTTGTGGGGCATCCCGACGGCGTTGGTGGCGTTCGGCGCGATGGGCTGGCGGGCGCGCGCGCTGGATCGACGGATCGCGAGTGAAGCGCGCACGAGTTCGATGAAGGAGGCGGGAAAGAAATGA
- the pxpB gene encoding 5-oxoprolinase subunit PxpB, whose product MIAIPLGDSAVTLELGGEISEATAARAQALAANIRAAALVGVIDIVAAYAAVTVYYDPGSVDYATLSERLSAAGAGTETAVSATTGREREIPVCYGGEFGPDLEEVARRAQRTNDEVVQLHAGAAYVVHAVGFAPGFGYLGGLPMALRCPRRATPRAVVAAGSVGIGGAQTGVYPLATPGGWNVIGRTPLRLFDPARAEPSWLRAGDCVTFRAISEEEFRRWA is encoded by the coding sequence ATGATCGCGATCCCTCTCGGCGACAGTGCGGTGACGCTGGAGTTGGGAGGGGAAATATCGGAGGCAACCGCGGCGCGGGCGCAGGCGTTGGCGGCGAATATTCGGGCGGCGGCGCTGGTGGGCGTGATCGATATCGTGGCGGCGTATGCGGCGGTGACGGTTTATTACGATCCGGGTTCGGTTGATTATGCGACGTTGAGCGAGCGGTTGAGCGCGGCAGGTGCGGGCACGGAAACCGCCGTGAGCGCCACGACCGGGCGCGAGCGGGAAATACCGGTGTGTTATGGGGGCGAGTTTGGGCCGGATCTCGAAGAGGTGGCGCGGCGTGCGCAGCGAACGAATGACGAAGTGGTGCAGTTGCACGCAGGCGCGGCGTATGTGGTGCACGCCGTGGGGTTCGCGCCGGGCTTCGGTTACCTCGGCGGCTTGCCGATGGCGTTGCGGTGTCCGCGGCGGGCGACGCCGCGAGCGGTGGTGGCGGCGGGCTCGGTCGGGATTGGAGGCGCGCAGACGGGCGTCTATCCGTTGGCGACACCGGGCGGGTGGAACGTGATCGGGCGCACGCCGCTGCGGTTGTTCGATCCCGCGCGCGCCGAACCATCGTGGTTGCGAGCGGGCGACTGCGTGACGTTCCGCGCGATTTCGGAGGAGGAATTCCGGCGATGGGCATGA